In Phacochoerus africanus isolate WHEZ1 chromosome 14, ROS_Pafr_v1, whole genome shotgun sequence, one genomic interval encodes:
- the CISD3 gene encoding CDGSH iron-sulfur domain-containing protein 3, mitochondrial, with translation MGGAGALLRPAAWLNQRRDISSWLARWFPRTPAKPVVALKTPIKVELVAGKTYRWCVCGRSKKQPFCDGSHFFQRTGLSPLKFKAQETRVVVLCTCKATQKPPYCDGTHRSERVQKAEVGAPL, from the exons ATGGGCGGCGCGGGGGCGCTCCTGCGGCCGGCGGCCTGG CTGAACCAGAGGCGGGACATCTCCTCCTGGCTG GCTCGATGGTTCCCCAGAACCCCAGCCAAGCCTGTGGTGGCCCTGAAAACACCCATCAAGGTGGAGCTGGTGGCTGGGAAAACCTacaggtggtgtgtgtgtggccgTAGCAAGAAGCAG CCCTTTTGTGACGGCTCCCACTTCTTCCAACGCACTGGACTATCCCCACTCAAGTTCAAGGCCCAGGAGACCCGCGTGGTGGTGCTCTGTACCTGCAAGGCCACCCAGAAACCCCCGTACTGCGATGGCACCCACAGGAGTGAGCGGGTGCAGAAGGCAGAAGTGGGCGCCCCACTCTGA
- the PCGF2 gene encoding polycomb group RING finger protein 2 isoform X2, whose amino-acid sequence MHRTTRIKITELNPHLMCALCGGYFIDATTIVECLHSFCKTCIVRYLETNKYCPMCDVQVHKTRPLLSIRSDKTLQDIVYKLVPGLFKDEMKRRRDFYAAYPLTEVPNGSSEDRGEVLEQEKGALSDDEIVSLSIEFYEGVRDREEKKGPLENGDGDKEKTGVRFLRCPAAMTVMHLAKFLRNKMDVPSKYKVEVLYEDEPLKEYYTLMDIAYIYPWRRNGPLPLKYRVQPACKRLTLPTAPTPSEGTNTSGASECESVSDKAPSPATLPATSSSLPSPATPSHGSPSSHGPPAPHPTSPTPPATASGATTAANGGTSNCLQTPSSTSRGRKMTVNGAPVPPLT is encoded by the exons aTGCATCGGACCACACGGATCAAAATCACCGAGCTGAACCCTCACCTCATGTGTGCCCTCTGCGGGGGGTACTTCATCGACGCCACTACCATCGTGGAGTGCTTGCATTCCT TCTGCAAAACGTGCATCGTGCGCTACCTGGAGACCAACAAGTACTGCCCCATGTGTGACGTGCAGGTCCACAAAACTCGGCCGCTGCTGAGCATCAG ATCTGACAAAACCCTTCAAGACATCGTCTACAAATTGGTCCCTGGGCTTTTTAAAG ATGAGATGAAACGGCGACGGGATTTCTATGCTGCATACCCCCTGACAGAGG TCCCCAACGGCTCCAGTGAGGACCGCGGAGAGGTCCTGGAGCAGGAGAAGGGGGCGCTGAGCGACGACGAGATTGTCAGCCTCTCCATCGAGTTCTACGAAGGCGTCAG gGACCGGGAGGAGAAGAAGGGCCCCCTGGAGAACGGGGATGGCGACAAGGAGAAG ACAGGGGTGCGCTTCCTGCGATGCCCAGCAGCCATGACCGTCATGCACCTCGCAAAGTTTCTCCGCAACAAGATGGACGTGCCCAGCAAGTACAAG GTGGAGGTTCTCTACGAGGACGAGCCGCTGAAGGAGTACTACACCCTCATGGACATCGCCTACATCTACCCCTGGCGGAGG AATGGCCCTCTCCCCCTCAAGTACCGAGTCCAGCCGGCCTGCAAGCGGCTCACCTTGCCCACAGCACCCACCCCCTCCGAGGGTACCAATACCAGCGGGGCATCCGAGTGTGAGTCAGTCAGCGACAaggctcccagccctgccaccttgCCGGCCAcatcctcctccctgcccagcccagccacccCCTCCCATGGCTCTCCCAGCTCCCATGGCCCCCCTGCCCCGCACCCtacctcccccactccccctgcaACAGCCAGTGGGGCCACCACTGCTGCCAATGGGGGCACCTCGAACTGCCTGCAGACACCATCCTCCACCAGCAGGGGGCGCAAGATGACTGTCAACGGAGCACCTGTGCCCCCCTTAACTTGA
- the PCGF2 gene encoding polycomb group RING finger protein 2 isoform X1, which translates to MHRTTRIKITELNPHLMCALCGGYFIDATTIVECLHSFCKTCIVRYLETNKYCPMCDVQVHKTRPLLSIRSDKTLQDIVYKLVPGLFKDEMKRRRDFYAAYPLTEVPNGSSEDRGEVLEQEKGALSDDEIVSLSIEFYEGVRDREEKKGPLENGDGDKEKQTGVRFLRCPAAMTVMHLAKFLRNKMDVPSKYKVEVLYEDEPLKEYYTLMDIAYIYPWRRNGPLPLKYRVQPACKRLTLPTAPTPSEGTNTSGASECESVSDKAPSPATLPATSSSLPSPATPSHGSPSSHGPPAPHPTSPTPPATASGATTAANGGTSNCLQTPSSTSRGRKMTVNGAPVPPLT; encoded by the exons aTGCATCGGACCACACGGATCAAAATCACCGAGCTGAACCCTCACCTCATGTGTGCCCTCTGCGGGGGGTACTTCATCGACGCCACTACCATCGTGGAGTGCTTGCATTCCT TCTGCAAAACGTGCATCGTGCGCTACCTGGAGACCAACAAGTACTGCCCCATGTGTGACGTGCAGGTCCACAAAACTCGGCCGCTGCTGAGCATCAG ATCTGACAAAACCCTTCAAGACATCGTCTACAAATTGGTCCCTGGGCTTTTTAAAG ATGAGATGAAACGGCGACGGGATTTCTATGCTGCATACCCCCTGACAGAGG TCCCCAACGGCTCCAGTGAGGACCGCGGAGAGGTCCTGGAGCAGGAGAAGGGGGCGCTGAGCGACGACGAGATTGTCAGCCTCTCCATCGAGTTCTACGAAGGCGTCAG gGACCGGGAGGAGAAGAAGGGCCCCCTGGAGAACGGGGATGGCGACAAGGAGAAG CAGACAGGGGTGCGCTTCCTGCGATGCCCAGCAGCCATGACCGTCATGCACCTCGCAAAGTTTCTCCGCAACAAGATGGACGTGCCCAGCAAGTACAAG GTGGAGGTTCTCTACGAGGACGAGCCGCTGAAGGAGTACTACACCCTCATGGACATCGCCTACATCTACCCCTGGCGGAGG AATGGCCCTCTCCCCCTCAAGTACCGAGTCCAGCCGGCCTGCAAGCGGCTCACCTTGCCCACAGCACCCACCCCCTCCGAGGGTACCAATACCAGCGGGGCATCCGAGTGTGAGTCAGTCAGCGACAaggctcccagccctgccaccttgCCGGCCAcatcctcctccctgcccagcccagccacccCCTCCCATGGCTCTCCCAGCTCCCATGGCCCCCCTGCCCCGCACCCtacctcccccactccccctgcaACAGCCAGTGGGGCCACCACTGCTGCCAATGGGGGCACCTCGAACTGCCTGCAGACACCATCCTCCACCAGCAGGGGGCGCAAGATGACTGTCAACGGAGCACCTGTGCCCCCCTTAACTTGA